The proteins below are encoded in one region of Borrelia duttonii Ly:
- the rho gene encoding transcription termination factor Rho — translation MDRKCEEFDLEDEMKRLNSSKELKIEDNNKKKVVKVVTKKESVSSASRNSNIDKLRESNELSSDFDYDISDPDLESSIKTLEQSNIINFLGGKDSIVIDTLYDKPITEIRKVVEGLGTNHTIAVTMKKTELIFLLVKILTEHNINVLFTGVLDVLSDGYGFLRTASNSYLSGGNDVYVSPSQIRLFNLRTGDILYGQIRSPREGERFFAMIKIKSINDQDPTFAQNRIPFDNLTPLYPSSKLDLEYENCNISTRLINLFAPIGKGQRALIVSPPKAGKTTLLQKIANAITTNYPDIVLMILLIDERPEEVTDMIRGVKGEVIASNFDEQASRHVQVAEMVIEKAKRLVENKKDVVILLDSITRLARAYNQTMPTSGKILSGGVDSNALHKPKRFFGSARNIEEGGSLTIIATALVDTGSKMDEVIFEEFKSTGNMELILDRSLADRRLFPAINIKKSGTRKEELLLSEEERSKILLIRKILSGVDDYEGVEALVEKMKKSKNNEIFLKTMSNGD, via the coding sequence ATGGATAGAAAATGTGAGGAATTTGATTTAGAGGATGAAATGAAGCGTTTGAATTCTTCTAAAGAATTAAAAATTGAAGATAATAATAAGAAAAAAGTAGTTAAAGTTGTTACTAAAAAAGAATCTGTTTCTAGTGCTTCTAGGAATTCTAATATTGATAAATTAAGAGAATCTAATGAGCTTTCTTCTGATTTTGATTATGATATATCAGATCCAGATTTGGAGAGTAGTATTAAGACTCTTGAACAAAGCAATATTATTAATTTTTTAGGTGGTAAGGATTCTATAGTTATTGATACTCTTTATGATAAGCCAATCACTGAAATTAGAAAAGTTGTTGAAGGACTTGGGACTAATCATACTATTGCGGTAACTATGAAAAAGACAGAATTGATATTTTTACTTGTTAAAATATTAACAGAGCATAATATTAATGTTTTATTTACCGGTGTTCTTGATGTTTTAAGTGATGGTTATGGTTTTTTGCGTACAGCATCTAATTCTTATCTGTCTGGAGGTAATGATGTTTATGTTTCTCCGTCTCAGATTAGGCTTTTTAATTTAAGAACGGGTGATATTTTATATGGACAAATTAGATCTCCAAGAGAAGGTGAGAGATTTTTTGCAATGATTAAGATTAAGAGTATTAATGATCAAGATCCTACATTTGCACAAAATAGAATACCTTTTGATAATTTAACACCTTTATATCCTAGTTCAAAATTAGATCTTGAATATGAAAATTGTAATATTTCAACTAGACTTATTAATTTGTTTGCACCTATTGGAAAGGGTCAAAGAGCTTTAATAGTCTCGCCTCCAAAAGCTGGTAAGACTACTTTACTTCAAAAAATAGCTAATGCAATTACTACTAATTATCCAGATATTGTTTTAATGATTTTACTTATTGATGAGAGACCTGAAGAGGTGACTGATATGATTCGTGGTGTTAAGGGTGAAGTAATAGCATCTAATTTTGATGAACAGGCTAGTAGGCATGTACAAGTTGCAGAGATGGTCATTGAAAAGGCAAAAAGATTAGTTGAGAATAAAAAAGATGTTGTGATTCTTTTAGATTCAATTACAAGGCTTGCTAGAGCTTATAATCAAACTATGCCAACTTCTGGTAAGATACTCTCAGGGGGTGTTGATTCTAATGCTTTACATAAACCAAAAAGATTTTTTGGTTCTGCTAGAAATATTGAGGAAGGAGGTAGTCTTACTATTATAGCTACAGCTTTAGTTGATACTGGGAGTAAGATGGATGAAGTTATATTTGAAGAATTCAAGAGTACTGGTAATATGGAGCTAATTCTTGATAGAAGTTTGGCAGATAGAAGACTTTTTCCTGCTATTAATATTAAGAAATCGGGGACAAGGAAAGAAGAATTACTTTTAAGTGAAGAAGAACGTTCTAAAATTTTGCTTATTAGGAAAATTTTAAGTGGTGTTGATGATTATGAAGGAGTTGAAGCTTTGGTTGAAAAGATGAAAAAGAGTAAAAACAATGAAATTTTTTTAAAAACCATG
- a CDS encoding bactofilin family protein produces the protein MPVNVKDSYKWDCKLDSSLIFRGKLKFEGALYLDSSFEGEIFSEKGILFIGKNSKVITDVVICDTLIIEGILKGNVNASNKVYLNSGCKIYGDVKTKKIFINDNIVFDGKCEMIKSNESIDLFSFTVSQLKDTLQ, from the coding sequence ATGCCTGTTAATGTTAAGGATTCTTACAAATGGGATTGTAAGCTTGATTCAAGTTTAATTTTTAGAGGAAAATTAAAGTTTGAGGGTGCTTTATATCTTGATTCTTCTTTTGAGGGTGAGATTTTTTCAGAAAAAGGAATACTTTTTATAGGTAAAAATAGTAAGGTTATTACTGATGTAGTAATTTGCGATACATTGATAATTGAGGGAATTTTAAAGGGCAATGTTAATGCTAGCAATAAGGTTTATTTAAATAGTGGTTGTAAAATATATGGTGATGTTAAGACAAAAAAGATATTTATTAATGATAATATAGTTTTTGATGGTAAATGTGAAATGATTAAATCTAATGAAAGCATAGATTTGTTTTCTTTTACAGTTTCACAATTAAAAGATACTTTGCAGTGA
- a CDS encoding HU family DNA-binding protein: MSCSKRSKVTKSDIVDQIFLNIKNNNEKLEKKYIRLVVDAFFEELKNSLCVNNVIEFRSFGTFELRKRKGRQNARNPQTGEYVNVDDHHVAYFRPGKDLKERVWSIKG; the protein is encoded by the coding sequence ATGTCTTGTTCAAAGAGATCCAAAGTTACTAAATCAGATATTGTTGATCAAATATTTTTAAACATTAAAAATAATAATGAAAAGTTGGAAAAGAAGTATATAAGACTTGTAGTTGATGCTTTTTTTGAAGAACTTAAAAACAGTCTTTGTGTTAATAATGTTATAGAGTTTAGATCATTTGGTACATTTGAGCTTAGAAAGAGGAAGGGTCGCCAAAATGCTCGTAATCCTCAAACAGGTGAATATGTGAATGTTGATGATCATCATGTTGCTTATTTTCGTCCAGGAAAAGATTTAAAAGAACGGGTTTGGAGCATTAAAGGATAG
- the rpsT gene encoding 30S ribosomal protein S20 has product MGNNPSALKRARQNLKRNLRNVSVKSELKTLEKRCIKLIKDGKKDEALEFFKFVSKKLDTAARKRIIHINKAARKKSNLSILLLQ; this is encoded by the coding sequence TTGGGCAATAATCCATCAGCATTAAAGCGAGCTCGACAAAATTTGAAGCGAAATTTGAGAAATGTAAGTGTTAAGAGTGAACTTAAGACACTAGAAAAGCGTTGTATAAAACTTATAAAAGACGGGAAAAAAGATGAAGCTTTGGAGTTTTTTAAATTTGTTTCAAAAAAATTAGATACTGCTGCTAGAAAGCGAATAATACATATAAATAAAGCCGCACGTAAAAAGTCAAATTTGAGTATTTTGTTATTACAGTAA
- the ychF gene encoding redox-regulated ATPase YchF yields the protein MALNVGIVGLPNVGKSTLFSSLTASKSEIANYPFCTIDPNVGIVEVPDARLLKIANLVSSKKIIPAVIEFVDIAGLVRGASKGEGLGNKFLANIREVSIIVHVVRCFNDREVIHVDGDIDPQRDISTINTELCLADLETVQKSILKNEKNAKSIDKNISENAKIIVSLLRDLEKHLIDVKPASEFKFDEFGYTFVKSLNLLTMKNVIYVCNVDEDSLSGNKYTDVVKNIALSEGNNYLILCAKIEAELAEIQDLSERREMLESMGIKESGLSNLIRTSYYTLGLRTYFTAGEQEVRAWTFIDGMKAPEAAGIIHSDFQRGFIKAEVYSFDDLIEFQGVHGLKEKGRLRLEGKDYLVRDGDIILFKFNV from the coding sequence ATGGCACTTAATGTGGGAATAGTGGGATTGCCCAATGTTGGGAAATCTACCTTATTTTCGTCCTTAACAGCATCAAAGTCAGAGATTGCTAATTATCCTTTTTGTACTATTGATCCTAATGTGGGAATAGTAGAAGTTCCTGATGCGAGACTTTTGAAAATTGCTAATTTAGTATCGTCAAAAAAAATAATTCCTGCTGTGATAGAATTTGTTGATATTGCGGGTCTTGTTAGAGGGGCTTCCAAAGGAGAAGGACTTGGTAATAAATTTTTAGCGAATATTCGTGAAGTTTCTATTATTGTTCATGTTGTTAGATGCTTTAATGATAGAGAAGTTATTCATGTTGATGGGGATATAGATCCTCAAAGGGATATAAGTACAATTAATACAGAATTATGTCTTGCAGATCTTGAAACGGTTCAAAAAAGTATTTTAAAAAATGAAAAAAATGCAAAGAGTATTGATAAAAATATTAGTGAAAATGCAAAGATAATTGTTTCACTTCTTCGAGATCTTGAAAAACATTTGATTGATGTTAAACCAGCAAGCGAGTTTAAATTTGATGAATTTGGTTATACTTTTGTTAAGTCTTTAAATCTTTTGACTATGAAAAATGTTATATATGTTTGCAATGTTGATGAGGATTCACTTTCTGGTAATAAATATACTGATGTTGTTAAAAATATAGCTTTAAGTGAGGGTAATAATTATTTAATTTTGTGTGCTAAGATTGAGGCAGAACTTGCTGAAATTCAAGACTTAAGCGAGAGAAGAGAAATGTTAGAATCTATGGGTATCAAAGAGAGTGGTCTTAGTAATTTAATACGTACTTCTTATTATACTTTAGGTTTAAGAACCTATTTTACTGCAGGAGAACAAGAAGTTAGAGCTTGGACTTTTATTGATGGAATGAAAGCCCCAGAAGCTGCAGGTATTATTCATAGTGATTTTCAGAGAGGTTTTATTAAAGCAGAGGTGTATTCATTTGATGATTTGATTGAGTTTCAAGGCGTTCATGGTTTAAAGGAAAAGGGACGTCTTAGACTTGAGGGAAAAGATTATTTGGTAAGAGATGGTGATATAATTTTATTTAAATTTAATGTTTAA
- a CDS encoding tetratricopeptide repeat protein produces MFNIAIFLINAFVLNAQGIVTNKDAQEEFKWALNSYNNGLYDDALLSFKRVLSFDPSNLDYHFWIGNVYYRLGHVEEALMEWRNLQSQGYKSAYLRQLISIIEQRRGISLNNEFKNIEKFVQVALLDNSIYKRPNGYQITSLKADQYGGYYAANFVGNEILHFDANNNIHVLVKDGITSIKSPYDVIELDKLLYVTLYSNDEIGIYDKTFGIKKGSIGKKGTEDGELLAPQYITVDERDYIYVSEWGNKRISKFDAKGSFVLNFGMKTVGYAGLLGPTGVTYLNGNIYVADAPRNSIEVFDTSGNHLYSISTSFEGIEGLSSDFASNSIIISSKYGVYKYSVSSKTFVKLLKADKIDSKISSSIIDVNNQMVVSDFDNAHIAIYKSDVSVYDSLNVDVRRVIRAGGSKIYVELNISNRNGLPIVGLKSENFAVANERYYIVNPKIAYDINTSNDMNIAIVFDKSFSMKNYESEQIMSVNTLIKSRKNKKFSFINATNLPLVDNIDSLLSMIHKTNSLGVYDLNDVKTDVSLKLAGSELMSKSARRAVIYFSDGSLSHSAFSRYSVDTILSYYKNNDIRFYLILFGNSPIESKLQYLVNETGGAIIPFSSYEGVSKVYDLMMKQKTGTYLLEYDYPGPQEPNGYYNLSVEVNFNQQIGRGEFAYLIN; encoded by the coding sequence ATTCTTATAATAATGGTCTTTATGATGATGCTTTGTTGTCTTTTAAGAGAGTTTTAAGCTTTGATCCAAGTAATCTTGATTATCATTTTTGGATAGGAAATGTTTATTATAGATTGGGGCATGTTGAGGAAGCTTTGATGGAATGGCGAAATTTGCAATCTCAAGGGTATAAATCGGCTTATCTTAGGCAGTTGATATCTATAATTGAACAAAGAAGAGGTATATCCTTAAATAATGAATTTAAAAATATTGAAAAATTTGTTCAAGTTGCGCTTCTTGATAATTCCATTTATAAACGACCAAATGGATATCAGATTACATCTCTAAAGGCCGATCAATATGGTGGTTATTATGCTGCTAATTTTGTAGGAAATGAAATTTTACATTTTGATGCTAATAATAATATTCATGTTTTAGTTAAGGATGGAATTACTTCTATAAAGTCACCTTATGATGTTATTGAGCTTGATAAACTTTTATATGTGACACTTTATTCAAATGATGAGATTGGTATATATGATAAGACTTTTGGCATTAAAAAAGGTTCAATTGGAAAGAAAGGTACTGAGGATGGTGAGTTACTTGCTCCTCAATATATAACAGTTGATGAGAGAGATTATATTTATGTTAGTGAATGGGGAAATAAGCGAATCAGCAAATTTGATGCTAAGGGTAGTTTTGTTTTGAATTTTGGCATGAAAACGGTTGGATATGCAGGGCTTTTAGGTCCAACAGGTGTTACGTATTTGAATGGAAATATTTATGTTGCTGATGCTCCTAGAAATTCTATTGAAGTATTTGATACTAGTGGTAATCATTTGTATTCTATTTCAACTTCTTTTGAAGGGATAGAAGGTCTTAGCAGTGATTTTGCAAGTAATAGCATTATTATATCTTCAAAATATGGTGTTTATAAATATAGTGTTTCAAGTAAAACTTTTGTTAAGCTTTTAAAAGCAGATAAGATAGATTCTAAAATTTCATCTTCAATTATTGATGTTAATAATCAAATGGTTGTATCAGATTTTGATAATGCTCATATTGCGATTTATAAAAGTGATGTTAGTGTTTATGATAGTTTAAATGTTGATGTTCGTAGAGTAATTAGGGCTGGAGGTTCTAAAATTTATGTGGAGCTTAATATTAGCAATAGAAATGGATTACCAATTGTGGGTTTAAAGAGTGAAAATTTTGCGGTTGCTAATGAGAGATATTACATTGTAAATCCAAAAATTGCTTATGATATTAATACTTCTAATGATATGAATATTGCAATTGTTTTTGATAAATCTTTTTCTATGAAAAATTACGAGTCAGAACAAATTATGAGTGTAAATACTCTTATAAAATCTAGAAAAAATAAAAAGTTTAGTTTTATAAATGCAACTAATTTACCTTTGGTAGATAATATCGATAGTTTATTAAGTATGATTCATAAAACAAATTCTCTTGGTGTTTATGATTTAAATGATGTAAAGACGGATGTTAGTCTTAAACTTGCAGGTTCTGAACTTATGTCAAAGAGTGCAAGAAGGGCCGTTATTTATTTTAGTGATGGATCTTTGAGTCATTCTGCTTTTAGTAGGTATTCTGTGGATACTATTTTAAGCTATTATAAAAATAATGATATTAGATTTTATTTAATATTGTTTGGAAATAGTCCTATTGAGTCTAAATTGCAGTATTTAGTAAATGAAACTGGTGGTGCTATTATTCCTTTTTCTTCTTATGAGGGTGTATCAAAAGTTTATGATTTAATGATGAAACAGAAAACAGGGACTTATTTGCTTGAATATGATTATCCAGGCCCTCAAGAACCTAATGGATATTATAATTTATCTGTTGAAGTAAATTTCAATCAACAAATAGGTAGAGGAGAATTTGCATATTTAATTAATTAA